A window of the Tiliqua scincoides isolate rTilSci1 chromosome 5, rTilSci1.hap2, whole genome shotgun sequence genome harbors these coding sequences:
- the LOC136653930 gene encoding olfactory receptor 4Q3-like — protein sequence MNGSSITEFVFLNFSFSRSAQFYLLTLVLTCYATVLLGNLLITVTVWSEPRLFQSPMYLFLSNLSLLDMTMGSVAAPKLATDLLNSGSTISYGGCMAQIFGLHFSASTEMFLLTVMAYDRYVAICHPLNYTTIINPQRCFSLLLLCLTGGLIHGICQTVIVAQLPYCGANVLDNFFCDIPQLIELACSDVYVAEMVTVVNGALIALPNFLILLLSYAIILATLCGRFGKDSRKALSTCSSHLTVVCLFYGPVIFVYLQPSSNSQVNKMASVIYMVVTPALNPLIYTLRNQEMKGAMGKLKQKFTRLLLDQRE from the coding sequence ATGAATGGGTCCTCCATTACAGAGTTTGTATTCTTGAACTTTTCCTTCTCCCGCTCTGCTCAGTTCTACCTTTTAACACTGGTGTTGACCTGCTATGCCACTGTTCTTCTAGGTAATTTGCTAATTACGGTGACTGTGTGGTCTGAGCCCAGGCTCTTCCAGTCCCCCATGTATTTGTTCCTTTCCAATCTATCCCTCCTTGACATGACAATGGGCTCAGTGGCCGCCCCAAAACTAGCAACCGATCTATTGAACAGTGGCAGTACCATATCTTATGGGGGCTGCATGGCCCAGATATTTGGCCTCCACTTCTCTGCCAGTACGGAAATGTTCCTCCTGActgtcatggcctatgatcgctatgtggccatctgccacccgcTGAATTACACAACCATCATCAACCCACAACGCTGCTTCAGTCTCCTTCTACTTTGCTTGACAGGGGGACTCATTCATGGCATTTGTCAGACAGTAATAGTGGCTCAGCTACCATATTGTGGAGCAAATGTGTTGgataatttcttctgtgacatcccacAGTTGATCGAGCTGGCCTGTTCAGATGTCTATGTTGCCGAGATGGTCACAGTGGTCAATGGTGCCTTGATAGCCCTACCCAACTTTCTGATCTTGCTGCTTTCGTATGCCATCATCCTGGCCACCCTGTGTGGCCGTTTTGGAAAGGATAGTAGGAAGGCTCTGTCCACTTGCAGCTCCCACCTGACTGTAGTTTGCCTCTTCTATGGACCCGTTATCTTTGTGTACCTGCAGCCCTCCTCCAACTCCCAGGTGAACAAGATGGCCTCTGTTATCTACATGGTGGTCACCCCTGCCCTCAATCCTCTGATCTACACGCTGAGGAACCAAGAAATGAAGGGGGCCATGGGGAAGTTGAAACAAAAGTTTACACGCCTCCTTCTTGATCAAAGGGAGTGA